In Miscanthus floridulus cultivar M001 chromosome 8, ASM1932011v1, whole genome shotgun sequence, the sequence CCTAGTAGTTTATTAGCTGATGCAGAATGAACATGGCAGCAATAACCTAGTTTGGCCATTTGGGCAAAAGCAGAATGACACAACTATATTATTTGCATAAATCACGCAGAGATAAGCTGCTGCAAGTCTGCAACCATTCACACACTTAATAAGCTGAACATGTGATATATTTTAGCCGAAGAATAACCATCAACAAATCGACCGCACACCGACGTATGAGGTCGAGATACCGAGACTGATTCTTCTACAGGCAAGGAAAACAGGCGAGAGCGAGAACGCATCACCTTGCGGAAATCCCCTGTGACGTGCGCAGCGATGTCCTCCTCAAGCGAGCACTTGAACCGCTCATGATACGCCTGCCCAATCTTCATGGTTCGCTAAGAACTTTAGAAGCCATATTAACAAACAGAGTAGCAGGATCAGGTACATGAAAAAGTGAAGCATTTAATTTTTAGGAAGACCTAAAAATCACCCATCCACTCCTTCAATTCTTTTTCCACTTCTCTGTAGGAGTTggtataatcatcaaattcatacAAGCTACGTACCAAAGATTCTGAGATGAACTGTAAATTTAGTACCCTGCTCTCTTCCTGCGTGTGCAGCATGGGTGGCCCCGTATTTCTTCGTCTTGGTGAAGCTCTCCTCCAGGTACACTGCACGGTTGTACAGGATGCTGCAAAGTCACCAAAAACCACTATAATGCACATGCTATACAATCTTGCGCCGTGAGGCCTGCTGTTACCGCGTCTGATACAAAATTCAGATTGATTTTACCTACCTGGTCCTTGCAGTTTGATTTGAATTCCCGAATCATGTGTCAATGAGCGCCTGACCCATAGCCTAATGCACCCTGctcaccaaagatcatgaaaccAGGGCCGTCCCTTGGCACGTGCAACGTGTGCGACGGTACAGGGCCTCCACTTTTCAGGGGcctccaaatatatatagagtatATATACGTATATATGTATTGCTTGGTAAATAAGAACGTACAGCAGTAGCTTTGGCCTTTGGCCCATTAGCAAAGCGACGTGTACAACAATTGACCAAAGCCCAATAAACAATGGCTTGTTGCCCGGCCGCTGTTTAGTTGGCAATGTTGCCGATCCCAATTCCCCAACTGAATCAGATCGCAAATCTTAGGTCTCACGTACTACCTCTCGACGTCTCGTCTCGTGTCGCCGCCATCGCCTGACGCCGTACCGGCCGCCGGCAGCGTTTCGCGAGTGACAGGGCGTGAGCCGTGACGATCTAGCTGCAACCGCAACAGCGAGAGCGAGGCGCTAAGGCCCTGAAGGTAATATAAATCATTCATATTTATTTTTCAATTCATTCACTGGTAGCCGCGAACAATAATAAGTAGTTGATCGAtctctaaattttgttttttttatcttttGATCTAGACACCTACTGGAATAGCATTCAAAGATTGAAGCCATGTCTTCTACAAATCGTTCTAGAAAATTTGAATCAGGTTTTCAAAAGCGTAAGAAGAAACAAAGAATAGAGGAATTAGTCCAATCTCAGCAAGGAGCTATGGATAGATTTGTTACAAAACAGTCACAAGTGTCGTCTGATAATCCAACACTTGAGGCAGGGGCCCTGCTTGAGGAGGGGCAGGCGATTGACAATAATATTGATAATGATCCTATAGATCCTCCAGAAAATAATGTTGAAGTTGAGGAAGCTGACAACACAAATACTCAGATAGACAGTGAAGACTTGAATCCTTCTTCAAATGCTAGTGATTCTTTTCAGCCTGATATATTTGATCCAAGATACTGGGATTCACTTGATAGTAGACAAGTTGACATTTTAGCACAAAAGGGCCCTAAAAGAGACCTATCAATTCAGAAGGGTCCTAAGGACATGTTATCTAGAAGATTTTCTTCACTATTCTATGATAGAATTCTGTCAAATGGAGAAAGCTGTGACAGGGATTGGCTTGTTTATTCTAAGGAACTTGATAGAGTTTTTTGCTTCAGCTGTAAATTATTTACAAAAGGTCATCGAAAAGGTCAGTTGGCAAATGAGGGTTATAATGACTGGATACATCTTGGGCAGAGACTCAAAGAGCACGAGACAAGTGCAGATCATGTTTTGAGCATGACAGCTTGGTATGAGTTGCGTAACAGATTGCAAACTGATCAAACTATTGACAAAGCTGCTCAACGACAACTTGAGAAAGAAAAGGACCATTGGAGGAAGGTTTTATTTAGAATTGTTGGCATAGTAAAATTTCTTGCCAAGCATAATCTTGCATTTCGTGGAAGTAACAGCAAACTATATGATGATAGCAATGGGAATTTTTTGGGCTTAGTAGAGATGTTGGCTGAATTTGATCCAGTTATTCAAGAGCATGTCCGCCGGATTACAAATGATGAAACTCACGTTCATTATCTTGGTCCTAGGATTCAGAATGAGTTGATACACTTACTTGCTTCTGCTATTAAGTCTGAAATTATTAAGAAGATAAAGAGTGCAAAGTATTTCTCTGTCATACTTGATTGTACCCCTGATGTAAGTCACCAAGAACAAATGTCTTTAATTATAAGATATGTGGACTCAACATCAGGTCATGTTGAAGAATCCTTTCTAGGATTCTTAGATGTAAATGACACGACTGGACAAGCACTTTTTGATGTGCTAGAGAATGAGCTAaagattcttgatcttgacatagatAATGTGAGAGGACAAGGCTATGATAATGGTTCAAATATGAAAGGAAAACATCAAGGTGTACAAAGGAAGCTTTTGGATGTAAATCCTAGAGCTTTTTATTCAGCTTGTGGTTGTCATAGCCTTAATTTAACACTTTGTGATATGGCTACTAAGACTTGTGGCAGAGCTAAAGATTTTTTTGGAATCATCCAACGTATCTACACAGCATTTGCTAACTCTACAAAAAAatggcagatactaaaagaaaaCATAACTGGACTGACTCTCAAGTCAGTTTCAGCTACACGATGGGAGAGTCGCATTGATAGTGTTAAAGCTATCAG encodes:
- the LOC136476564 gene encoding uncharacterized protein: MSSTNRSRKFESGFQKRKKKQRIEELVQSQQGAMDRFVTKQSQVSSDNPTLEAGALLEEGQAIDNNIDNDPIDPPENNVEVEEADNTNTQIDSEDLNPSSNASDSFQPDIFDPRYWDSLDSRQVDILAQKGPKRDLSIQKGPKDMLSRRFSSLFYDRILSNGESCDRDWLVYSKELDRVFCFSCKLFTKGHRKGQLANEGYNDWIHLGQRLKEHETSADHVLSMTAWYELRNRLQTDQTIDKAAQRQLEKEKDHWRKVLFRIVGIVKFLAKHNLAFRGSNSKLYDDSNGNFLGLVEMLAEFDPVIQEHVRRITNDETHVHYLGPRIQNELIHLLASAIKSEIIKKIKSAKYFSVILDCTPDVSHQEQMSLIIRYVDSTSGHVEESFLGFLDVNDTTGQALFDVLENELKILDLDIDNVRGQGYDNGSNMKGKHQGVQRKLLDVNPRAFYSACGCHSLNLTLCDMATKTCGRAKDFFGIIQRIYTAFANSTKKWQILKENITGLTLKSVSATRWESRIDSVKAIRFQCADIREALLQVSDIDNDPAKSSEAKGLANNELGQYDFIVAVAIWYEVLYAANLVSKQMQEKDMLIDGYRETGFLQALESAKEIALEMDIGTTFTKKRKITRKRHHDENPEDTNIATMSPEELFRIEYFNTLIDQAIVSLETRFEQYKEYQKNFGFLFTSETLRSLDNQSLKSSCDNLEAVLKKDEKSDIDAKGLYMELKFLQDFIPEERMGPVEILRFLKEHGCFPNATIAYRVLLTIPVTVASAERSFSKLKLLKTYLRSTMTQERLNDLAIIALEGELLEKIDYEHIIEDFISKNTKRMMLFK